A region of Streptomyces sp. NBC_01788 DNA encodes the following proteins:
- a CDS encoding HEAT repeat domain-containing protein, whose translation MQEVVSINPTNGTPQNARVVAALSAADSSVRLQAALAVGSNPDSGFLETLVERCAVEPDFYVRDMLTWALTRLPAEITLPRIRQELDSERARARSQALHTLSKIGDRSAWAWITRDMLRDADDEVARTAWRVAVVLVPEDEKNDLTDELVMQLGRGDRNVQLSLSRALVDLGDVTGPALEKAAASPDPAVAAHAGATELLRRNPETGFDAAIDTAKRVVSLGPERAAAVETAEC comes from the coding sequence GTGCAGGAGGTGGTTTCGATCAACCCGACAAACGGAACCCCGCAGAACGCCCGCGTGGTCGCCGCCCTGAGCGCCGCGGACTCGTCGGTCCGGCTTCAGGCGGCCCTGGCGGTCGGCTCGAACCCCGACTCCGGCTTCCTGGAGACGCTCGTCGAGCGGTGTGCGGTCGAGCCGGACTTCTACGTGCGGGACATGCTGACCTGGGCGTTGACGCGCCTCCCGGCGGAGATCACCCTGCCGCGGATCCGCCAGGAGCTCGACTCCGAGCGCGCTCGGGCGCGCAGCCAGGCGTTGCACACCCTCTCCAAGATCGGCGACAGGAGCGCGTGGGCCTGGATCACGCGCGACATGCTGCGTGACGCCGACGACGAGGTCGCGCGGACCGCGTGGCGCGTCGCGGTCGTCCTCGTGCCCGAGGACGAGAAGAACGACCTGACCGACGAACTGGTCATGCAGCTCGGCCGAGGCGACCGCAATGTGCAGCTGAGCCTCAGCCGGGCCCTCGTCGACCTCGGCGACGTGACCGGGCCCGCCCTGGAGAAGGCCGCGGCGAGCCCCGACCCGGCGGTGGCCGCGCACGCTGGTGCCACCGAGCTGCTCCGGCGGAATCCGGAGACCGGTTTCGACGCGGCCATCGACACGGCGAAGCGAGTAGTGAGCCTCGGCCCGGAACGAGCCGCTGCCGTGGAGACCGCGGAATGCTGA
- a CDS encoding MerR family transcriptional regulator gives MLIGDVARHSGVSPRMLRHYDALGLVRPTGRTVGGYREYSAEDVRRIFHVESLRSLGLSLKQIGRALEDPAFTPSALVSDLIRWTEDRLEREQELLDRLRAVDASAPTGWQDVLRIVELMQGLNSPSAARRQQAVLARPECVPVPAELLAEAVLTESDANVAGALRWALARSGGDGVAALAAGVHSEDVDIRRRAVLAIAEMAEAPGATAVLADALGDPDTRVRRYAALALGRRGVTGAVPTLVGMVVEGSNDVEAAEVLGTLSQDPGCADRIMTSVVDELAAPTADSATRIRLTQALVELSGSSVKEVLRQLAHDDDRAVARVAAALVTVVDERSSEDRGDEDS, from the coding sequence ATGCTGATCGGTGATGTGGCTCGCCACTCGGGGGTGAGCCCCCGGATGCTCCGGCACTACGACGCCCTCGGGCTGGTGCGGCCGACGGGTCGCACCGTCGGCGGCTACCGTGAGTACTCCGCAGAGGACGTCCGCAGGATCTTCCACGTGGAGAGCCTGCGGTCCCTCGGGCTCTCCCTCAAGCAGATCGGGCGCGCGCTGGAGGACCCGGCCTTCACGCCGTCCGCCCTGGTCAGCGACCTCATCCGGTGGACGGAAGACCGCTTGGAGCGGGAACAGGAGCTGCTGGACCGGCTCCGCGCCGTCGACGCGTCGGCGCCCACCGGCTGGCAGGACGTCCTGCGCATCGTCGAACTCATGCAGGGGCTCAACTCGCCCAGTGCCGCGCGCAGGCAGCAGGCCGTCCTGGCCCGGCCGGAGTGTGTACCGGTTCCCGCCGAGCTGCTGGCCGAGGCGGTCCTCACCGAATCCGACGCCAATGTCGCGGGCGCCCTGCGCTGGGCGCTCGCCCGATCGGGCGGCGACGGCGTGGCGGCACTGGCCGCCGGCGTGCACTCGGAGGACGTCGACATCCGGCGACGCGCGGTGCTGGCGATCGCCGAGATGGCAGAGGCCCCGGGCGCGACCGCGGTGCTCGCGGACGCGCTCGGGGACCCGGACACGAGGGTGCGCAGGTATGCCGCTCTGGCGCTGGGCAGGCGCGGCGTGACCGGGGCCGTGCCGACGCTCGTCGGCATGGTGGTCGAGGGCTCCAACGACGTCGAAGCGGCGGAGGTTCTGGGAACGCTGTCCCAGGACCCCGGGTGCGCGGACCGGATCATGACCTCGGTGGTCGACGAACTCGCCGCGCCCACCGCGGACTCCGCGACGCGGATACGTCTGACCCAGGCGCTGGTCGAGCTGTCTGGGAGCTCTGTGAAGGAGGTCCTTCGCCAACTGGCCCACGACGACGACCGCGCTGTCGCCCGCGTTGCCGCGGCCTTGGTCACGGTGGTCGACGAGCGCTCTTCCGAAGACCGAGGCGACGAGGATTCCTGA
- a CDS encoding CU044_5270 family protein has translation MNDRNSGPERAEREELARLLPAPAERDLPPGRHLHHKETLMRLIDQDGDRTSTRPRLLRAAVLLPAAGLALGGVLLTTLAATGRDGAPAPSAAGTGSRATAPRGAAVLLDRIASVAAKKDEQKVTDNQFVYVKTLQTDNNGSFGGPVKLTEPREREVWMSQKAGPVIDVGLIHEDGSYYPIEVGVPDGEPAVGYPAGLSRPTYTWLASLPTDPDALLQRLTTEITRDQDQRDTPAKDRDQAQDTFDTIGELLRETVMPPKTAAAFYKAAAKIPGVSVDSDAVDAAGRHGIGVARDNTRTGDRTTWIFNSATLEYLGERSYLIRDTSMGKKGTLINKSAVLERAVVDALREKPSAGKSSTTT, from the coding sequence ATGAACGACCGTAACTCCGGCCCCGAGCGGGCCGAACGCGAGGAGCTGGCCCGGCTGCTGCCGGCCCCGGCCGAACGGGACCTGCCCCCTGGCCGTCATCTCCACCACAAGGAAACCCTGATGCGTCTGATCGACCAGGACGGCGACCGCACCTCCACCCGCCCCCGTCTCCTGCGCGCCGCCGTTCTGCTGCCCGCCGCCGGACTGGCCTTGGGCGGGGTGCTGCTGACCACGCTCGCCGCCACCGGCCGGGACGGCGCTCCGGCACCGTCCGCCGCGGGCACGGGTTCCCGGGCCACGGCCCCGCGTGGCGCGGCCGTGCTGCTCGACCGGATCGCCTCGGTCGCCGCGAAGAAGGACGAACAGAAGGTCACCGACAACCAGTTCGTGTACGTCAAGACACTGCAGACCGACAACAACGGCTCTTTCGGTGGCCCGGTGAAGCTGACCGAGCCCCGCGAGCGTGAGGTCTGGATGTCGCAGAAGGCAGGACCGGTGATCGATGTCGGCCTGATCCACGAGGACGGCTCGTACTACCCGATCGAGGTCGGCGTCCCGGACGGCGAGCCCGCCGTCGGCTACCCGGCGGGCCTCAGCCGGCCGACGTACACATGGCTGGCCTCGCTGCCCACCGACCCCGACGCCCTGCTCCAACGGCTCACCACCGAGATCACCCGGGACCAGGACCAGCGCGACACCCCGGCCAAGGACCGGGACCAGGCCCAGGACACCTTCGACACCATCGGTGAGCTGCTGCGGGAGACGGTGATGCCGCCGAAGACCGCGGCCGCCTTCTACAAGGCCGCAGCGAAGATCCCCGGCGTGAGCGTGGACTCCGACGCGGTGGACGCGGCCGGCCGGCACGGGATCGGCGTGGCCCGCGACAACACCCGCACCGGTGACCGCACCACCTGGATCTTCAACTCGGCCACCCTGGAGTACCTCGGCGAACGGAGCTACCTCATCAGGGACACCTCCATGGGCAAGAAGGGCACCCTGATCAACAAGTCGGCGGTCCTGGAGCGCGCGGTCGTCGACGCCCTCCGCGAGAAGCCGTCGGCCGGGAAGTCGTCGACGACGACCTGA
- a CDS encoding RNA polymerase sigma factor, whose translation MRARISAGDHEAFTALYEEYAREVYNHAYRLSGDWSTAEEVLSETFLTAWRTRHTVDPEGDSLRPWLLGIATNKARNTNRGIGRRLAFLARRPAPELVADIADATVGRVDDARRLAAVRQALGGLRRQEREALALCVWSGLNYAEAAEALGVPVGTVRSRLARARTRLRRLTDEELGWTPGGSARKAHPGGPVRSGREPRPGRGEVESRAAFMALPIQEEA comes from the coding sequence ATGCGCGCACGGATCAGTGCGGGCGACCACGAGGCGTTCACCGCGCTCTACGAGGAATACGCGCGGGAGGTCTACAACCACGCCTACCGGCTGTCGGGCGACTGGTCGACGGCCGAGGAGGTGTTGTCCGAGACCTTCCTGACGGCCTGGCGTACCCGTCACACCGTCGACCCGGAGGGCGACTCGCTGCGGCCGTGGTTGCTCGGGATCGCCACCAACAAGGCACGCAACACCAACCGCGGTATCGGGCGGCGCCTGGCCTTCCTGGCCCGCCGCCCCGCCCCGGAACTGGTGGCGGACATCGCGGATGCCACGGTCGGACGCGTCGACGACGCACGGCGGCTCGCCGCGGTCCGGCAGGCGCTGGGCGGACTCCGCCGCCAGGAACGCGAGGCGCTGGCCCTCTGCGTCTGGTCCGGGCTGAACTATGCCGAGGCAGCCGAGGCCCTGGGCGTCCCGGTGGGCACCGTGCGGTCGCGGCTGGCCCGTGCCCGTACCCGGCTGCGCCGGCTCACCGACGAGGAACTCGGCTGGACGCCGGGCGGGTCCGCGCGGAAAGCACACCCCGGAGGACCGGTCCGGTCCGGAAGGGAACCCCGCCCCGGCCGCGGAGAGGTAGAGAGCAGGGCCGCGTTCATGGCCCTGCCCATCCAGGAGGAAGCCTGA
- a CDS encoding transposase, which translates to MPGRPGRRRRRGRRRREGGDAPGRGRPWKLSLEDRVLLVAAYWRTNLKMRQLTWLFGVSKPAADRVIDHLGPLLALWPRQRFAKDAVLIVDGTLVPTRDHKVAEQSKNYRYSTTHQVVIDADSRLVVAVGRPLPGNRHDSRAWAESGAKAAVGNTTTIADGGYPGTGLVMAHRRRPGKEPPDWKQAHNKSHKQVRARVEHCFARMKTWKILRDCRLRGDGVHHAMRGIARLHNLALTG; encoded by the coding sequence ATGCCGGGTCGCCCAGGGCGGCGAAGGCGGAGAGGAAGAAGGCGCCGCGAGGGTGGCGACGCTCCTGGTCGGGGCCGGCCGTGGAAGCTGTCGCTGGAGGACCGGGTCCTCTTGGTCGCCGCGTACTGGCGGACCAACCTGAAGATGCGTCAACTAACTTGGCTGTTCGGGGTGTCGAAGCCCGCCGCCGACCGGGTCATCGACCACCTCGGACCGCTCCTGGCGCTCTGGCCCCGCCAGCGGTTCGCCAAGGACGCCGTGCTCATCGTGGACGGCACTCTGGTGCCCACCCGCGACCACAAGGTGGCCGAACAGTCCAAGAACTACCGCTACTCCACCACCCACCAGGTCGTCATCGACGCCGACAGCCGCCTGGTCGTCGCGGTTGGCCGACCGCTGCCGGGCAACCGGCACGACAGCCGGGCCTGGGCCGAGTCCGGCGCCAAGGCCGCCGTCGGCAACACCACCACGATCGCCGACGGCGGCTACCCGGGCACCGGTCTGGTGATGGCGCACCGCCGCCGCCCGGGCAAGGAGCCGCCCGACTGGAAGCAGGCCCACAACAAATCGCACAAGCAAGTCCGCGCCCGCGTCGAGCACTGCTTCGCCCGCATGAAGACGTGGAAGATCCTCCGTGACTGCCGCCTGCGCGGCGACGGCGTCCACCACGCCATGCGCGGCATCGCCCGCCTGCACAACCTTGCTCTCACGGGATAG
- a CDS encoding VOC family protein yields the protein MSTIKQFQVTFDCAEPAHLAAFWCEVLGYVVPTVPEGFATWEEYHRSLPPEDEIYFACTDPSGVGPRLLFQRVPEGKVVKNRVHLCVRAGAGLVGDERLATLEAECARLMALGAKHVLTQRADGVNESCITMQDIEGNEFCLA from the coding sequence ATGTCAACGATCAAACAGTTCCAAGTGACCTTCGACTGCGCGGAACCTGCGCACCTCGCCGCTTTCTGGTGCGAGGTGCTGGGGTACGTCGTACCGACGGTCCCGGAGGGCTTTGCCACGTGGGAGGAGTACCACCGCTCGCTGCCGCCTGAGGATGAGATCTACTTCGCGTGCACTGATCCCTCCGGTGTGGGTCCACGCCTGCTCTTCCAGCGAGTTCCCGAAGGCAAGGTCGTCAAGAACCGGGTGCATCTCTGTGTGCGGGCCGGCGCCGGGCTCGTGGGTGACGAGCGCCTGGCCACACTCGAGGCCGAATGCGCACGGCTGATGGCTCTCGGCGCGAAACACGTGCTGACGCAGCGCGCCGATGGCGTCAACGAGTCGTGCATCACGATGCAGGACATCGAGGGCAACGAGTTCTGCCTCGCCTGA
- a CDS encoding DF family (seleno)protein: protein MDIELLYFAGCPNWTVAQEHLTEALAAADLSGLGVKLRAVETDEEARALHFPGSPTIRIDGQDPFPAATETYGLTCRVYSTPGGLAGAPTVEQLVQALTRLLSPERTSPAPR from the coding sequence GTGGACATCGAACTTCTGTACTTCGCCGGCTGCCCGAACTGGACCGTCGCCCAGGAACACCTCACCGAGGCGCTCGCCGCAGCGGACCTCTCCGGCCTGGGTGTGAAACTCCGCGCCGTCGAAACGGATGAAGAAGCCCGGGCACTGCACTTCCCCGGCTCTCCCACGATTCGCATCGACGGCCAGGATCCGTTCCCCGCCGCCACTGAGACATACGGCCTGACCTGCCGCGTCTACTCGACGCCCGGCGGCCTCGCAGGCGCGCCCACCGTCGAGCAGCTCGTCCAGGCCCTCACCCGGCTGCTTTCCCCTGAGCGGACTTCGCCAGCTCCGCGTTGA
- a CDS encoding YihY/virulence factor BrkB family protein has protein sequence MTNADGRVGRWSAALRRTPVAVWDDDVTDWAAALTYYAVLALFPVLLVILSIVGLTIPTARPEVIDRLSQAAPVESRALLRSTLRQMSEQSSAAWTLVFLGGAGGLWSGSSYLSVFRRALHAMHGVSAHRPVWRTAPRIIATALVLISLLLTTILALFLTGNLTRRLSRALDLGTGPQAVWGALRWPVLAAVAVALVLVLYRSGPAPSRPVRKMAPGGTLAVGLLLAVSLGFGVYTSHASTYHRLYGSLAGVVVFLVWLWLANLALLVGAQFNAELAKSAQGKAAG, from the coding sequence ATGACCAATGCAGACGGCCGCGTGGGCCGGTGGTCGGCGGCGTTGCGCCGAACGCCGGTGGCGGTCTGGGACGACGACGTCACGGACTGGGCCGCCGCTTTGACGTACTACGCGGTCCTGGCCCTGTTTCCGGTGCTGCTGGTGATCCTCTCGATTGTGGGACTGACCATCCCGACGGCCAGACCGGAGGTCATCGACCGCTTGTCGCAGGCCGCCCCGGTGGAGTCCCGCGCTCTGCTGCGCAGCACCCTGCGGCAGATGTCCGAACAGTCGTCAGCGGCATGGACGCTGGTCTTTCTCGGCGGAGCGGGAGGCCTGTGGTCGGGATCCAGCTATCTGAGCGTCTTCCGCCGGGCGTTGCACGCCATGCACGGCGTCAGCGCGCATCGGCCGGTCTGGCGCACCGCTCCGCGCATCATCGCCACGGCCCTCGTCCTGATCTCGCTGCTTCTCACGACCATCCTGGCGTTGTTTCTCACCGGCAACCTGACCCGGCGTCTGAGCCGGGCGCTGGACCTGGGTACCGGGCCGCAGGCCGTCTGGGGCGCGCTGCGGTGGCCGGTCCTGGCTGCGGTCGCCGTCGCCCTGGTGCTCGTGCTGTACCGTTCGGGCCCCGCGCCTTCCCGCCCCGTGCGGAAGATGGCCCCCGGTGGCACCTTGGCGGTAGGGCTCCTGTTGGCCGTCTCGCTCGGCTTCGGCGTCTACACCTCCCACGCCAGTACCTATCACCGTCTGTACGGCTCACTGGCGGGCGTCGTGGTCTTCCTGGTCTGGCTGTGGCTGGCCAACCTGGCCCTTCTGGTCGGTGCTCAGTTCAACGCGGAGCTGGCGAAGTCCGCTCAGGGGAAAGCAGCCGGGTGA
- a CDS encoding hydrophobic protein produces MGPLLLVLLLALILFGVGFAIKILWWVAIAVLVLWLLGFVMRSTTAGGGRGRWYRW; encoded by the coding sequence ATGGGTCCCCTGCTGCTCGTTCTGCTTCTTGCCCTGATTCTCTTCGGTGTCGGCTTCGCCATCAAGATTCTTTGGTGGGTCGCCATTGCCGTCCTGGTGCTGTGGCTTCTCGGCTTCGTCATGCGCTCCACCACCGCCGGCGGTGGCCGAGGCCGTTGGTATCGATGGTGA
- a CDS encoding DUF397 domain-containing protein: MSTSELAWFKSSYSGGGGDNCIEVALRPGAVLVRDSKDTDRQALAVSPGAWSAFTALAADARL; encoded by the coding sequence ATGAGCACCAGCGAGCTGGCCTGGTTCAAGAGCAGCTACAGCGGCGGCGGCGGCGACAACTGTATCGAGGTCGCCCTGCGCCCCGGCGCCGTTCTCGTCCGGGACTCGAAGGACACGGACAGGCAGGCGCTGGCCGTCTCCCCCGGCGCCTGGTCGGCGTTCACCGCACTGGCGGCCGACGCGCGCCTGTGA
- a CDS encoding helix-turn-helix domain-containing protein codes for MTTDNGGGAGGGCEPELSDSLKTFGAVLKALREEAGLTQEQFAPLVRYSPAYVAKIEQGKRFPPRELPKRSDEVLGAVAARVLEAAAKSLTRKAGLASWFRQWAGVEEEAISLYAYESRVLPGLLQPEPYIRAIFDRHLPPLTEEQCERQVTARLARQQLLVERPNTTFSFVVEQALLERRMGGTAVTKVLLDHLITVGRYRNVELQVVPLREEHSGFEGEMYLAETAEHRWAGYVEGHGTSMLVSDPKAVSQMLQRYGKMRSQALSHQATASLLDQMRGAL; via the coding sequence ATGACGACGGACAACGGTGGCGGGGCGGGCGGGGGCTGCGAGCCGGAGCTCTCCGACAGCCTGAAGACCTTCGGCGCGGTCCTCAAGGCACTGCGGGAGGAAGCCGGCCTGACCCAGGAGCAGTTCGCCCCGCTGGTGCGCTATTCGCCCGCGTACGTCGCCAAGATCGAGCAGGGGAAGCGTTTCCCGCCGAGGGAACTGCCGAAGCGGTCGGACGAGGTCCTGGGCGCGGTCGCGGCGCGCGTGCTGGAGGCTGCGGCGAAGAGCCTGACGCGGAAGGCGGGACTGGCGTCGTGGTTCCGGCAGTGGGCGGGGGTCGAGGAGGAGGCGATCTCGCTGTACGCGTATGAAAGCCGGGTCCTCCCAGGCCTGTTGCAACCTGAGCCATACATTCGCGCGATCTTCGACCGGCACCTGCCTCCGCTCACGGAGGAACAGTGCGAACGGCAGGTGACAGCACGACTGGCCAGGCAGCAGCTTCTCGTCGAACGCCCCAACACGACGTTCAGCTTCGTCGTCGAGCAAGCACTCCTGGAGCGCCGCATGGGAGGTACGGCCGTCACGAAAGTCCTCCTCGACCACCTCATCACAGTCGGCCGGTACCGCAACGTGGAACTCCAGGTCGTGCCGCTGCGGGAGGAACACTCCGGCTTCGAAGGCGAGATGTACCTTGCCGAGACAGCCGAACACCGCTGGGCCGGTTACGTCGAAGGCCACGGCACCAGCATGCTCGTCAGTGACCCGAAAGCTGTAAGTCAGATGCTCCAGCGCTATGGCAAGATGCGCTCGCAGGCTCTGAGCCACCAAGCCACCGCGAGCCTGCTGGATCAGATGCGAGGAGCGCTATGA
- a CDS encoding ATP-binding protein, with protein MPALNHESATPTLTFTQRFSATRRGARLARLLAAHQLTEWGHPSGTEAHDTVVLVVAELAANAVLHGRVPGRDFALALFFEAGRDAVRIEVTDTHPARPARMAPGPDQDGGRGLVLVDALAADWGVRDRLGPGKTVWAECAL; from the coding sequence ATGCCAGCCCTGAACCACGAATCCGCCACCCCCACGCTCACGTTCACGCAGCGTTTCTCCGCCACCCGGCGCGGTGCCCGTCTCGCCCGGCTGCTCGCCGCGCACCAGCTCACCGAGTGGGGGCATCCCAGTGGGACCGAAGCGCATGACACCGTCGTGCTCGTCGTCGCGGAGCTCGCGGCGAACGCCGTTCTCCATGGCCGTGTACCCGGGCGGGACTTCGCCCTCGCGCTGTTCTTCGAGGCGGGCCGGGATGCCGTCCGGATCGAGGTGACCGACACCCATCCCGCCCGGCCGGCACGCATGGCTCCCGGCCCGGACCAGGACGGGGGTCGTGGCCTGGTCCTCGTCGACGCGCTCGCCGCCGACTGGGGCGTACGCGACCGCCTCGGCCCCGGCAAGACGGTCTGGGCCGAGTGCGCGCTGTGA
- a CDS encoding aminotransferase class V-fold PLP-dependent enzyme, which translates to MLTSYASHFDTPAGYLDFARFGPPSRDAVTATAQALDASARADHTTVDTLMRAEETARDTAARLAGTDARHTVLLPNASTGLFHAALGVREGVVLAPRTDFPANHYPWRRSADLGRATPRWLDPAPGSGVTPDLVRAALTDDVVAVSVSAVDFRTGFRADLAALREAIGPDRLLIVDAIQAFGVASLPWDAADVVVAGGQKWLRAGWSTGFATLSDRALESLEPVLTGWTGVEDVGLFDGAEHPPAPDARRWSITNLSPVTAAAFAAALDLVERHTVPAIEVSIAVRIAELTETVEAYGGRVLSPADPARRAGILSFTLPDHDPALVAKALHAEGVTATVRTDSLRLSPHASTPPEAAERVAAALSSLGN; encoded by the coding sequence GTGCTCACGTCGTACGCCAGCCACTTCGACACACCCGCCGGGTACCTGGACTTCGCTCGCTTCGGGCCGCCGTCCCGGGACGCCGTCACCGCCACCGCACAGGCCCTGGACGCCTCCGCCCGCGCCGACCACACCACCGTGGACACGCTGATGCGCGCGGAGGAGACCGCGCGGGACACGGCCGCCCGCCTCGCAGGCACCGACGCCCGGCACACCGTGCTGCTCCCGAACGCGTCGACCGGTCTGTTCCACGCCGCGCTCGGCGTACGGGAGGGCGTGGTCCTCGCACCGCGCACCGACTTCCCCGCCAACCACTACCCGTGGCGGCGCAGCGCGGACCTGGGCCGGGCCACGCCGCGCTGGCTCGACCCCGCGCCCGGTTCCGGAGTCACCCCCGACCTGGTCCGCGCCGCGCTGACCGACGACGTCGTGGCCGTGTCGGTCAGCGCCGTGGACTTCCGCACCGGCTTCCGCGCCGACCTGGCGGCGCTGCGCGAGGCGATCGGCCCCGACCGGCTGCTGATCGTGGACGCCATCCAGGCGTTCGGTGTCGCCTCCCTGCCCTGGGACGCCGCCGACGTGGTGGTCGCGGGCGGCCAGAAGTGGCTGCGCGCCGGATGGTCGACCGGCTTCGCCACCCTGTCCGACCGCGCCCTGGAGTCCCTTGAGCCGGTCCTCACCGGCTGGACGGGCGTGGAGGACGTCGGCCTCTTCGACGGAGCCGAGCACCCGCCCGCCCCGGACGCCCGACGGTGGTCGATCACCAACCTGAGCCCGGTGACGGCCGCCGCGTTCGCGGCCGCGCTGGACCTCGTCGAGCGGCACACCGTCCCCGCGATCGAAGTCTCGATCGCCGTCCGGATCGCCGAACTCACCGAGACAGTCGAGGCGTACGGCGGCCGCGTCCTCTCCCCCGCCGACCCGGCGCGGCGCGCGGGCATTCTCTCCTTCACCCTGCCGGACCACGATCCGGCCCTCGTCGCCAAGGCGCTGCACGCGGAAGGTGTCACCGCGACCGTGCGCACCGACTCCCTCAGACTCTCCCCGCACGCCTCGACCCCACCGGAGGCAGCCGAACGGGTCGCGGCCGCGCTGTCGTCCCTGGGCAACTGA
- a CDS encoding CbtB domain-containing protein has protein sequence MAQTVAQPTATAAPAPLPLKAIAPWAVFFGVLMLVLLYFVGAEQGATSVFSGTDVHEWVHDARHLLGFPCH, from the coding sequence ATGGCGCAGACCGTCGCCCAGCCGACTGCCACCGCCGCACCCGCCCCGCTGCCGCTGAAGGCGATAGCTCCCTGGGCGGTCTTCTTCGGCGTTCTCATGCTGGTCCTGCTGTACTTCGTCGGCGCCGAGCAGGGCGCCACCTCCGTGTTCAGCGGCACGGACGTCCACGAGTGGGTGCACGACGCCCGCCACCTGCTCGGCTTCCCCTGCCACTGA
- a CDS encoding CbtA family protein gives MNSATVRNLLVRGMLAGLAAGVLALVVAYFLGEPFVDKAIGFEEAHSHGHSHSHDEVEVVSRSLQSTAGLATGVLVYGVAFGGIAALAFCFALGRVGRFSPRATALLLSGCALLAVYVVPFLKYPANPPAVGEGDTIGKRTTLYFLMMLLSILLAIAATMLGKRLAPALGTWYATVAAVAAFAVVIGLAFAFLPAVNEVPSHFPATVLWRFRLSALAIQAVLWGGFGLVFGELAERLLNPRPATAASVQAVPAAH, from the coding sequence ATGAACTCCGCAACGGTAAGAAACCTCCTCGTGCGGGGCATGCTCGCCGGCCTCGCCGCCGGCGTGCTCGCCCTCGTCGTCGCCTACTTCCTGGGGGAGCCGTTCGTCGACAAGGCGATCGGCTTCGAGGAGGCGCACTCCCACGGGCACTCCCACTCCCATGACGAGGTCGAAGTCGTCTCCCGTTCCCTCCAGTCCACCGCTGGTCTCGCCACCGGCGTCCTCGTCTACGGGGTCGCCTTCGGCGGCATCGCCGCCCTCGCCTTCTGCTTCGCGCTGGGCCGCGTGGGCCGCTTCTCCCCGCGGGCGACCGCGCTGCTGCTGTCCGGCTGCGCGCTGCTCGCCGTGTACGTCGTGCCGTTCCTGAAGTACCCGGCCAACCCGCCCGCGGTCGGTGAGGGAGACACCATCGGCAAGCGCACGACCCTGTACTTCCTGATGATGCTGCTCAGCATCCTCCTCGCGATCGCCGCCACCATGCTCGGCAAGCGCCTCGCGCCCGCGCTGGGCACGTGGTACGCGACGGTGGCCGCGGTGGCCGCCTTCGCCGTGGTGATCGGGCTGGCGTTCGCCTTCCTGCCCGCCGTCAACGAGGTGCCGTCGCACTTCCCGGCCACCGTGCTGTGGCGGTTCCGTCTCTCCGCGCTGGCCATCCAGGCCGTCCTGTGGGGCGGGTTCGGGCTGGTCTTCGGCGAGTTGGCCGAGCGGCTGCTGAACCCCCGGCCCGCGACCGCCGCGTCCGTACAGGCGGTACCGGCCGCGCACTGA
- a CDS encoding histidine phosphatase family protein → MTSRITLISPATSPSLRQARFDDGDSLDNGGAAKARSAAGSLPAAARVLLSPSVRCRETASALGLDGVAEAELAGLDAGRWRGRTLEKVMATEPEAVGRWLADPDCSPHGGESVRDVCERVGRRLDTARDTDGRTLAVVEPEVVRAAIVHALDLPLAGFWRLDVPPLTATELSGRAGRWNLRLGQPLAAP, encoded by the coding sequence TTGACCAGCCGTATCACGCTCATCTCGCCCGCGACGAGCCCGTCGCTGCGGCAGGCCCGGTTCGACGACGGCGACTCGCTCGACAACGGCGGTGCGGCCAAGGCCCGTTCGGCGGCAGGATCGCTGCCCGCGGCCGCCCGGGTGCTTCTGTCCCCGAGCGTGCGCTGCCGGGAGACGGCCTCGGCGCTCGGTCTCGACGGCGTGGCGGAGGCCGAGTTGGCGGGCCTGGACGCGGGCCGCTGGCGGGGCCGGACCCTGGAGAAGGTGATGGCCACCGAGCCGGAGGCAGTGGGCCGCTGGCTCGCCGACCCCGACTGCTCGCCGCACGGCGGCGAGTCGGTGCGGGACGTGTGCGAGCGGGTCGGCCGCCGGCTGGACACCGCGCGGGACACCGACGGCCGTACGCTCGCCGTGGTCGAGCCGGAGGTCGTACGGGCCGCGATCGTCCACGCACTGGACCTGCCCCTGGCCGGCTTCTGGCGGCTGGACGTACCGCCGCTGACGGCCACGGAACTCAGCGGACGGGCCGGCCGCTGGAATCTGCGACTCGGACAGCCGTTGGCGGCGCCCTGA